Proteins from a single region of Candidatus Ozemobacteraceae bacterium:
- a CDS encoding ABC transporter permease gives MAVSVSFRDLFLAAWRETRRRPWRFAACSGGYAVAVATAVLLLSVLVFSQYIESGILSSTGTHFIVYAPACMDISSLTSEELALLASGTRPARCADKCKECTGCNKKPVDIVNEAFVARQIETKLLPFSVLDAARKEPGLYKGVSPYLLYRFRNPADGHRFTVGGFDPDDKTAVPPAVCSAADLVEGAFLHANDTGVAVVEQGYAVSHGLRVGSNVTIAGWPFIIIGIVAPGVRPAKADVYLTFADAEKVISRNLRSPLFQEMNVMLVEVAHASKQDAAIARMREIVQSGMISTFACAKPAAEVLGLGRGVIVSAALLLGFLAAAFGLKSQLASLRERRRELGILRSIGWPSAAIVRQLLLEAAFPGILGGLAGAVAAAAAIPFVSLEYWTGVPARVDFVVIPGVAALSVFLAVAGGLAAGLPVGWLAVRTPPAEQLRSI, from the coding sequence ATGGCGGTATCGGTTTCATTTCGGGACCTCTTCCTGGCCGCATGGCGGGAGACGAGGCGACGCCCCTGGCGGTTCGCGGCCTGCTCGGGCGGGTATGCCGTCGCGGTCGCCACGGCCGTGCTTCTGTTGAGCGTCCTCGTCTTTTCGCAGTATATCGAGAGCGGCATTCTCAGTTCGACCGGAACCCATTTCATCGTGTATGCCCCGGCCTGCATGGACATCTCGTCCCTGACGTCGGAGGAACTGGCCCTGCTCGCCTCGGGAACCCGCCCGGCCCGGTGCGCCGACAAATGCAAGGAGTGCACCGGGTGCAATAAAAAACCTGTCGATATTGTAAACGAGGCGTTCGTCGCCCGTCAGATCGAAACGAAACTCCTGCCGTTCAGCGTACTCGATGCGGCACGGAAAGAACCCGGACTGTACAAAGGCGTTTCGCCGTATCTGCTGTACAGGTTCAGAAACCCGGCCGACGGCCACCGATTCACCGTCGGGGGCTTCGATCCCGACGACAAAACGGCGGTGCCGCCAGCCGTCTGCAGCGCCGCCGACCTGGTCGAGGGCGCCTTCCTGCATGCGAATGACACCGGAGTCGCCGTGGTCGAGCAGGGATACGCCGTCTCTCACGGCCTCAGAGTCGGATCCAACGTCACGATCGCCGGATGGCCGTTCATCATTATCGGCATCGTGGCGCCCGGCGTCAGGCCGGCCAAGGCGGACGTCTATCTGACGTTCGCCGACGCCGAGAAGGTCATCAGCCGCAACCTCCGTTCGCCGCTGTTCCAGGAGATGAACGTCATGCTCGTCGAGGTCGCCCATGCGTCGAAGCAGGACGCCGCGATCGCGCGCATGCGCGAAATCGTCCAGAGCGGCATGATCTCCACGTTTGCCTGCGCGAAACCGGCGGCCGAAGTGCTTGGACTGGGGCGTGGCGTGATCGTTTCCGCCGCCCTTCTGCTGGGCTTCCTGGCCGCGGCGTTTGGCCTCAAATCGCAGCTCGCCTCCCTTCGCGAACGTCGTCGCGAACTTGGTATCCTGAGATCTATAGGATGGCCCTCGGCGGCGATCGTGCGTCAGCTCCTGCTTGAAGCTGCCTTCCCCGGAATCCTCGGCGGACTCGCCGGTGCCGTGGCGGCGGCGGCCGCGATTCCCTTCGTTTCCCTCGAATACTGGACGGGCGTGCCTGCCCGGGTCGATTTCGTCGTGATCCCGGGCGTTGCGGCCCTCAGTGTTTTCCTTGCCGTTGCGGGCGGACTGGCGGCGGGCCTGCCCGTCGGATGGCTCGCCGTCCGGACCCCGCCGGCCGAGCAGCTGCGTAGCATCTGA
- a CDS encoding vWA domain-containing protein produces the protein MNGNDGRIGAWRAHWPAALDAWSRHTKLREPRWCVTAAEAAAEGLQNDDSGAMIRLNDQTVVISFPNLVRAGLDRFPLQILAHEIGHHVYCPGDLADQARLLARIRRALPTFERHAGLVANLYADLLINNRLHRSGGMNFAGLFRALRADGKTDAVWTLYMHIYEMLWSLPVGTLSTGKVTPRLRADADLGARLVRVYSRDWLQGAGRFASLLYPHIAQATEHDAGEWIRNLRDLEKTCSGADVVPDGLIEVDAGEAEGAIHPSLDPELNGLEGAGDDQDGREDDGDNDGDNEGRAREAQAGGAGQFREPYQYGELLRELGINLSPADLAITYYRERARPYLARFPRRRAPEATEEQIEGLDTWDIGSPVDEMDLFETAAVSPVIIPGVTTVRRRVGIVAGKEPETLPVDLDLYVDCSGSMPDPRYTTSYTALAGAIIILSALRAGSRVKATLWSGKNEVKTTGEFVRDERALLAILTGYLGGGTCFPIHLLRETFDGRTPKDRPVHVMVISDDGIDTMFQDDEKGVSGWETARMALERGRAGGTLALNLYADLDAYHWTARAKNIGWDISVVRTLEDLVGFAREFSRKQYERTIT, from the coding sequence ATGAACGGGAACGATGGCCGGATCGGGGCTTGGCGAGCCCACTGGCCAGCGGCGCTGGATGCCTGGAGCCGTCACACGAAACTTCGCGAACCCCGCTGGTGCGTGACCGCGGCCGAAGCGGCCGCCGAAGGCCTTCAAAACGACGATTCCGGGGCCATGATCCGCCTGAACGACCAGACGGTGGTCATCAGTTTTCCGAACCTGGTCCGGGCGGGCCTCGACCGGTTTCCGCTCCAGATTCTCGCGCACGAGATCGGCCACCACGTATACTGCCCGGGCGATCTCGCCGACCAGGCTCGCCTTCTCGCAAGGATCCGACGCGCCCTGCCGACGTTCGAGCGCCACGCGGGCCTCGTCGCGAACCTGTACGCGGACCTTCTCATCAACAACCGGCTCCATCGCTCCGGCGGCATGAATTTCGCCGGCCTGTTCCGGGCATTGCGGGCCGACGGAAAGACCGACGCCGTCTGGACATTGTATATGCATATATATGAAATGCTCTGGAGCCTCCCGGTCGGGACGCTTTCGACGGGGAAGGTGACCCCGAGACTGAGGGCCGACGCCGATCTCGGGGCGCGACTGGTGCGCGTTTACAGCCGTGACTGGCTCCAGGGTGCGGGGAGGTTCGCGTCCCTCCTGTATCCCCATATCGCCCAGGCGACCGAGCACGACGCCGGCGAATGGATACGGAATCTGCGTGATCTCGAGAAAACCTGCTCCGGCGCCGACGTCGTGCCGGACGGCCTCATCGAGGTCGATGCCGGAGAAGCCGAAGGGGCCATTCACCCCTCCCTCGATCCTGAACTGAATGGGCTCGAGGGAGCGGGCGACGACCAGGACGGACGGGAAGACGATGGAGACAACGACGGGGACAACGAAGGGAGAGCCAGGGAAGCTCAGGCGGGCGGCGCGGGCCAGTTCCGCGAGCCCTATCAGTATGGCGAACTCCTCCGGGAACTCGGCATCAACCTGTCGCCGGCCGACTTGGCGATCACCTACTACCGGGAACGCGCGAGGCCCTATCTGGCGCGGTTTCCCCGGCGCCGGGCGCCCGAAGCGACGGAGGAACAGATCGAAGGGCTGGATACATGGGATATCGGTTCGCCTGTCGATGAAATGGATCTGTTCGAGACGGCGGCCGTGTCGCCCGTGATCATCCCCGGCGTCACGACGGTCCGGCGACGGGTCGGCATCGTGGCGGGAAAGGAGCCCGAAACCCTGCCGGTCGACCTCGACCTGTACGTCGACTGTTCGGGCTCGATGCCGGATCCGAGATATACGACCTCCTATACGGCGCTGGCCGGCGCCATCATCATCCTCTCCGCCCTTCGGGCCGGATCACGGGTGAAGGCGACGCTCTGGAGCGGCAAGAACGAAGTGAAGACGACGGGCGAGTTCGTCCGCGACGAGCGGGCGCTCCTGGCCATCCTGACAGGCTATCTCGGCGGCGGCACCTGCTTCCCGATCCACCTGCTCCGTGAGACGTTCGACGGCAGAACCCCGAAGGACCGGCCGGTTCACGTGATGGTGATCTCGGACGACGGCATCGATACCATGTTCCAGGATGACGAAAAGGGCGTCAGCGGCTGGGAAACCGCCCGCATGGCTCTCGAACGCGGCCGGGCCGGCGGCACGCTCGCCCTCAACCTGTATGCAGACCTTGACGCGTATCATTGGACCGCCCGGGCCAAAAATATCGGTTGGGATATATCCGTGGTGAGGACGCTCGAGGATCTCGTCGGTTTCGCCCGTGAGTTCAGCCGCAAGCAGTATGAAAGGACGATTACATGA
- a CDS encoding protein-L-isoaspartate(D-aspartate) O-methyltransferase, with protein MREAHEAMMRDLVAYGIRDERVLGAMRRVPRHVYIPEIMRRGGEYGDHPVPIGYGQTISQPYIVAYMTEMLDVREGEKVLEIGTGSGYQAAVLAELGACVFSLEVVPELAEHARTVLEANGYDVKIRIGDGYEGWPEEAPFDAIVGTCAAGEIPLKLVGQLRENGRLFMPIGEADFQRLVLVRRTKEGMIRSDDLPVRFVPMIHPRPRH; from the coding sequence ATGCGTGAAGCGCATGAGGCGATGATGCGCGACCTGGTGGCCTATGGAATTCGCGACGAGCGCGTGCTCGGTGCGATGCGGCGCGTTCCGCGCCATGTGTATATTCCCGAGATCATGAGACGGGGCGGCGAATACGGCGATCACCCGGTACCCATCGGGTACGGACAGACGATTTCACAGCCGTATATCGTAGCGTATATGACGGAAATGCTCGACGTCCGAGAGGGAGAGAAGGTCCTCGAGATAGGCACCGGATCGGGGTATCAGGCGGCCGTTCTGGCGGAGCTCGGAGCGTGCGTGTTCAGCCTCGAGGTGGTTCCGGAACTCGCCGAACACGCGCGCACGGTGCTGGAGGCGAACGGATACGACGTGAAGATCAGGATCGGCGACGGGTATGAGGGCTGGCCCGAGGAGGCCCCCTTCGATGCGATCGTTGGCACGTGCGCCGCCGGGGAGATCCCCCTGAAACTGGTCGGGCAGCTGCGCGAAAACGGAAGACTGTTCATGCCGATCGGCGAGGCCGACTTCCAGAGGCTCGTCCTGGTTCGGCGCACGAAGGAAGGAATGATCCGGTCCGACGATCTGCCGGTTCGGTTCGTCCCCATGATACATCCGCGTCCGCGGCATTGA